Within the Halomonas sp. HL-93 genome, the region TCGCAGGCATGCTGAATAGTCCGCTCGTTTCTGCCAGCGATATCATCCTTAGCTATGCGTTCATTTCGCCTGCCAGCACCTTCCCCGGTGTGCAAATGGAGCGCTGGGCGGAAGAGCTCCATCGCCGCACGGATGGACGCGTGACCGTCAACACCTTCCCCGGTGGTACGCTGCTGACGGCAAACAACATGTATGACGGCGTGTTGAGCGGCGTTGCGGATATCGGGCTGTCGATCACTTCCTATGAGCCGGGCCGTTTTCCGCTGCTCAATCTGGCCGGTAGCCTGACGGGGCTGGACGTCAATTCCACCGTCGCCAGCCAGTCACTCTATGAATTGATTCAAGAGTTTCCCCCCGAGCAGTTGGGTCTTGAGGATTTTAAGGTCATCACTGCGTTTACTTCCGAACCCGGTTATTTACAGACCAAGCAGCCAGTGACTTCACTGGAAGAACTGGAAGGCCAGGAGATCCGTGTGCCTGGCGACAGTACCGATGTGCTGGCAGCGCTGGGCGGGGTGCCTATAGCGCTCTCCCAGGCTGATACGGGCGAGGCACTACAGGCGGGAGTCGTTGATGGCTACGTGAGTTCCCGGGAAGTGCTGATGGATCTGGGCTATGCCCGCACCGTTAAGTCCATCACCGACTACCCATTGACCAATGCCGTGCTGGTGGCGGTTATGAACCGTCAGCGCTGGGAGTCGCTGCCCGAAGACGTTCAGCAGATCATCGATGAGTTGGGTGCTGAAATGGCCTTCTTCGCCGGCGACTATCTCGATTCTCACGTCGAAGAGTCGCTGAAGTGGGCGCGCGAGGAGGAAGGTGTCGAGGTGCTTTCGCTGAGCGAGGAGGAGGCGGCCCGCTGGACCGAACGCCTGGAGCCGATCAACGAGGAGCGCCTGGCCCGCGTTGCCGAGCTGGGTCTTCCCGCCTACGAGTTTAATGAGCGAATGCACGAGCTTTTCGAGCATTACCAACAACCGTAATGGTTGTTGGTAATCAGGGTATTGGGTCGGGCAGGTATTCGGCATTAACGAGGAAGCATCCATGACTAGATTCACACGCCTAATCAGTCGGTTGTTGCTTGTACTCGCGGGTATGAGTTTGCTGGCGATGATGCTCTTGGTGGTGACCAACATCATTATGCGTCAGGTGGCGTCTTCGCTCGGTGGAACTACCGAGGTGGTAGGTTGGCTGACGGCGGTGGTGGTGTCATCTTCCTTGGCCTATGCCCAGTTGACCAAGGCGCACATTGAGTTGGACATACTGGTGGCGCGACTGCCTCAGCGGCCCCAGCGCCTCATCCAACTGCTGGTCGCGGTGGTGAGCCTGCTTTTCTTTACCATGGTGGCGTACAAACTCTGGGAGTATGGCACTTTTGCCATGCAGCGAGGCACGCTATCGCAATCCCTTCGCCTGGCCATTTATCCGATTATCTATCTGGTCGCCTTTGGCTTCAGCGCATTCTGCCTCGTGTTGTTGACGGATGTGCGGGCTTGCCTGACGCAGGGGAGAGAGGTATGAGCTTCACACTGGTCGCCATGATTGGCGTATTGGCCCTCTTTCTGCTGATTATCCTGCAGGTGCCGATCAGCTTTGCCATGTTCATCGTCGGCTTCTTTGGGATGCTGCATATCACCAGCCCCATGGCGGCCTATAACATCATCAGCTCTGGTATCTGGGAACAGCTTTCCTCCTACTCTTTGAGCGTCATACCGCTGTTCGTTTTTATGGGCGAGCTGCTGTTTCGCTCGGGGATTACCGAGAAGCTGTTTGCGGCTGCCTATGCCTGGACGGGACACCGTCGGGGTTCCATGGCCACGACAACGATATTAAGCAGTGCTGGTTTTGCCGCCGTTTGCGGCTCCAATACGGCGACAGCCGCCACGGTAGGCACTATTGCCCTACCGGAAATGAAGAAGTTCGGTTATCACAAAGCGCTGAGTGCCGGCAGCGTGGCGGCGGGGGGCACTCTAGGGGTCATCATTCCCCCCAGCGCGGTACTGATCGTGATCGCTTTGCAGGCGGAGCTTGCCATCCGTGATCTGTTTATCGCCAGCATCCTGCCCGGCTTAATCCTGATGACGCTGTTCGTGCTGACCATTGCTTGCCTTTGCTGGCGCAACCCAGCCATGGCGCCCGCTGGTGAACGCTCCTTCTGGGGAGTGCGCCTGGCCTCTCTTAAAGGGGTGGTGGAGATATTCGTCCTCTTTACGCTGGTGCTGGGCGGGCTGTTTGCAGGCTGGTTCACCTCTACCGAAGCGGCCGCGGTTGGCTGTGTCGGGGCCATTACCCTTATCGGTCTGCGCGGAAGGCTATCCTGGGAGATGCTGTGGGAATCATTGAGTAACACCCTTAGAACGTCCGCGATGATTCTGATGCTGGTGGCGGGCGCGGTGGTATTTGGCCGTTTCCTGACGGTGACACGGCTGCCTTTCATGGTCGGCGAATGGGCCGCTGCGCTGCCCTTGCCTGCCATTATGGTCATGGCCTGTGTACTGCTGATCTATGTCATTGGTGGGGCGCTGATGGATGCCATGGGCGTCCTGATCATCTCGATCCCCATTTTCTTTCCGGTAGCGCTAGTGCTGGGCTACGACCCAATATGGTTCGGCATCATGGTCTGCATCGTCACCAGCATGGGAGCGATCACGCCGCCGGTAGGGGTTAACGCTTTCATTGTCAAAAGCCTCGACCCGGAACTCAGTTTTGGCGATATCTTTCTGGGCGTCGGTTACTTCATGACGCCTTATCTATTGTGTATCACGTTATTACTTCTAGTCCCCGATATCGTGCTATTTGTCCTTTAGTTTGAAGAAAATATGAGTAATAAAAGCGTTTTCAAATACTTGAAATTTCATGTGATAAGTGGATAAAAATGCCATGCCATCTCTTATTCAGCATCTCGACTTAGGCACGGGCGCCAAGCGAGTCGTGGTTAAGGACAGTATCGATATCGCCGGCTACCCAACCCAGGCAGGTTCAGCGGCGCTGGCCGACGCGCCAGCGGCAGAGAGGCATGCCGAGATCGTCGAACGCACGCTTGTGGCCGGTTATCGCATCGTCGGCAAGGCCAATCTGCACGAGCTGGCGTTCGGCATGACCGGGCTCAATGCTTGGACGGGCACCCCCGAGAATCCGCGCTTTCCGGCGCTGATCCCGGGTGGGTCGTCCAGCGGTTCGGCGGCGGCGGTCGCCGCGGGGCTGGCCGAGATAGGCATTGGCACCGATACCGGCGGCTCGATCCGGGTACCGGCGGCCTGCTGCGGGGTATACGGCTTGAAGCCGACGTTTGGTCGGCTCAGTCGGCGCGGCGTTATGCCCGCGTACAGCAGCCTGGACTGCGTGGGGCCGCTCAGCGCCACTATCGAGGAGTTGATCGACTTCATGTCATCCATTGATGCGGGATTCTCGGTCGAAAGCAGCGAAGCGGTGCCACGCATATGCACGCTAGACGTGGCGGCCGATGTCGCAATTCTCGGCACGCTGGAAGCGTATCTCGAAGCTGCCGGGCTGGCCGCTGAAAAGCGCGCTTTACCACTGATGGGCGAGGCTTTCGATGCCGCCATGGCGCTGATCAACCGTGAAACCTATATGGCCTGTGGTGTCTGGCTCGACAGTGGCCGCTTAGGGAAGGACGTGGAGCGCCGCTTGCGCGGGGCTGCCAAGACCTCCGAAGCCGAGCTGTGCGAGGCGGAAGCGGTGCGCCAGACCTTCGCTGTCGAGGTGGATCGGCTGTTTGAGACTTGCGAAGTACTGGCGCTGCCGACGTTGCCGCACTTTCCACTGAGCCGCGCACCAGCCGAGGAGGGGCAGCAGGATCTGACCATCTCCTCTCTTGTACGGCCCTTTAACCTTTCAGGACACCCTGCCTTGAGTCTGCCCATGCCGCCGAATCGGGGCCGACCGGTGAGCCTGCAGCTCGTCGGCAGGCGAGGCGACGACGCTGGTTTATGCCGGGCCGCGTGCTATCTGGTCAAGGCTCAGCGTGACACGACCATACCCATAATAGGAGATATTTATGCACAGCCAGGTCGATAAAACCCAATGGGGCGGCGAGGGGCGCTTCGATGCGTTGCTCGACAGCATCCGCCAACGGCGTGCTGAGTTCGAAGCGCAGCGCTGCCTCTCGGCGGACATCATCGACGAGTTCAAGGCCATCGGAGTCTACCGTGCCATGGTGCCGGCCCGTTACGGTGGCGATGAGAAAACACCCGCCGAGTTCCTGAAAATGGTCGAGGCGATCTCGGCAGCCGATGGCTCTGCCGGCTGGGTGGCCAGCTTCGGTATGAATCCCGCCTACCTGGCGGCGCTGCCCGAGGCGACCATCACCCAGATCTGGAAGGACTCTCCAGATGTGGTGTTCGCGGGGGGGATTTTTCCGCCCCATCCCGCCGAGCGAGTCGATCGAGGCTTTCGTATCAAGGGGCGCTGGAAATTCGCCAGCGGCTGCATGGGCGCCTCACTGTGCGGTGTCGGAATCCAGCCCGACGAGCCCGACGCCTTGCCGCGCATGGCGGTACTGCCCCGCGAGCAGGTTCACATCGATCCCACCTGGAACATGGTCGGTATGGTCGCCACCGGCAGCCACGACCTGGTGGTGGATGACGCTTACGTCGCCGAGGAGTGGACCTTCGTGCGCGGCGCCAGGGCCACCATCGACGCGCCCTTCTTCCGCTACCCGGCCCTCTCCTTTGCTACCCAGGTGCTGGCAGTCACCACCCTGGGGCTGGCCCGGGAGGCGCTGGACGTGGTGCGTGCCATGGCTGGGGGGCGCAAGTCGGTCACCGGGGCGCCCAAACTGGGCGAGCGCGAGTACGCCCAAATCGCCCTGGCCAAGGCCGAGGCCCAGGTGCGTGCCGCCCGTGCCTTCTTCTACGACAGCACCGAGTCGGCCTGGAGTGCCGTCGAGGCCGGCACCGAGCCGAGTCGCGACCAGATCAATCTGCTGCGTCTCTCCGCCACCCATCTGACCCATGAGTGTGCCGCGGCCATTCGCAGCATCTATCAGATCAGCGGCATGATCGGCGCCGAAAACAGTCATCCCTTATCACGCATTCTGCGCGACTCTCTGTTGTGCACTCAACATGCCTTCATGGGCGAGATCACCTGGAAGAACGCCGGCGCCATCTTCTTTAATCACGACCCCCTGCCGGGCTATTTGTGAACGAGCGACATCAACTGACAAGCGGAGATCATCATTATGCATCGCGTACTTTTTTGCTGCGGTATCAACCAGAACTTCATGAACGCCACCGCGGAGGAGGCCAAGCAGGTGTGGGAGGCCACCCGCGAGATGCTGCAGGGCATCGACGGCCTGCCCGGCCTCACGATCCTGGGCATCATGGATGACGACTGTATTCAGGTAGGCCCCTCCATCGCCGCTCCCTGGACTTTCTACATTATGGCGGATGTACAGAACTACGACTCCGTCGCTGAAGCTTGCAACTTCTTTCGCACCACACCGGTAGGGGATGGCACCTACAAGCTCTGGAAATACTGCCGTGTCGAGGCGCGAATCGGGCGTGAGCTCGTCGTGCCCGAGTGACGGTTGCGTCATCGGTAAATAGTTGCGCAACAAGGAAAAAATAGATACTTCGAGGTCATCATGAGTACCGCAAACAAAATCGACATCACCCCTCACGAGCTCGTCTTCAGGGATCATATTAAGACCCCCATGTATGCAGACCCCCAGCTGTTCGAGGAGGAGATGCAGAAAATCTTCAAGAAAACCTGGGTCTGGGTCGCCCACGAAAGTGAGTTCCCTGACAAGGGGTCGTTCAAGCTTTCCCAGGTGGGTCTCGAGCCGGTCATCGTGGTGCGCGACAGGAAGGGCGTGATCCATGTCATGGTGAACCGCTGTCGCCATCGTGCTGCCACGGTTTGTGAAGTGAAAAAGGGCAAGACTTCCTCGTTCCAGTGCCCTTACCACGGGTGGGGCTACGGGCTTGATGGCTCGCTGCGGGCGCTACCGTACCCCGAGCAGTACGGCGACGATTTCGACAAGGCGCAGCACGGCCTGCTCAAGCTACGCACCGAGTCCTATGCAGGCATGGTCTTTGCCACTTTCAACGAGGAGGTCGAACCGCTGATCGACTTCCTCGGCCCGGTCACCAAGTGGATCGACCTGTTCATGAAGCAGGGGGCGGGCTATCCGGTCAAGGTGCTGGGCGAACATCAGTTCAGCGTGCCAATGAACTGGAAGGTCCAGCTCGAGAACACCACCGACGCCTATCACTTCCCCGTCGTCCACAAATCCTTCCTGCAGTCGCTGGATGGCGAGACTGAAGAGGTCTTCTCCTTCCTGGAACAGGGCAAAGGGTACGTCGAGGATCTGGGTAACGGGCATTCGGTCATGGTCATGATTCCCGAGCTGGTGGATCTTGACGAAAACCTGGAAGCACCGATCCCTGAGCGCTTCGCGGACCTGGCCCAAGAGCTGCGCGGCGAAGGCTACCCCGAGGATCAGGTGAGGCGCATCGTGCGCGCCGTGGGCGGTGCGGGCTTCAACCTCAATCTGTTCCCCAACGTCTCTTTCTCGCTGGCGTTCTTCCGTGTCTTGACGCCGGTGAACGTCGAGCGCACCGACATTCGCCACATCGCCATCGGCATGGAGGGAGGCCCCGAGGCGGCCAACCAGGCACGTCTGCGTCTGCACGAGCATTTCCAGGGCCCGATGGGCTTCGGCTCGCCCGATGATGCCGAGGTCTGGGAGCGGATTCAGCGCGGCGTCAAAGGGGGCGCGGAACTGCCCATTCTGCTCAATCGCGGTCTCGACGATGAACAGCCGGGCGAGGTGGGGCCGCGCGGCCATATCAGTGCCGAAACCGGGATGCGGGCGGCGTACGACATGTGGAAGAGGATGATGCAGGCATGAACGAGATGATCAAAAAGGAAAAAGGGCTGCTCCTACGCGACGCGGAAGCCTTCATCTGGGCCGAGGCGGATCTTTTGGATCGCAAGGACTATGACGCCTGGCTCGCCCTATGGAGTGATGAAGGCTTCTATACATTACCCATTGGCGATGGCGAGGACTTCGACAACATGCTCAACCTCTGCCATGACGATGCGAAGATGCGTCGTGATCGCATTACGCGCTTCCAGCAAGGGTTTTCGATTTCATCGGCCCCCCCTGCCCAGACGGTGAGAACGATATCGCGCTTTGTGATTGATAAGGTCGAAGCCGACGACGTCACGGTTCGCTGCGCCGAGCACCTGATTGAAGACAAGTTCGGGCGCCAGCGGATCTGGGCCGCGGATCTGACCTATACCCTCATCGTGACGCCGGGCGGCTTCAAGATCCGCCATAAGGTAGCGCGTCTGCTCAACTCCGACGGGATGCTGAACTCGTTCAGCTATTTGTTCTGATGACTATGCCTGCACCCGACAAAATCCAGACGGCCGTGGTGACCGGTGGGGCGCGTGGCTTCGGCGCTGAAGCCGTGCGTGCTCTGCATAGAGCCGGTTTCCGAGTAGTGATCTCGGACATTGAGCCCGAACCGGCCGAGGCGCTGGCCTCAGAGCTCGATCTTGCGGGCGACACCGCCGTATCCGCCACCCTGGACGTCACCAGCCCTGAAGATTTCCAGAGTGTGCTCGACAAGTGCATAGAACGCTGGGGATCCGTAGAAGTGCTGGTCAACAACGCAGCGCGTACGGCCGTCCAGGGGGTGCTGGAGATTGACCCCGCAGACTTCAATGCCGTGCTGGCCACCAACGCCGGCGGCACCTTTGCGGGCAGCCAAATATTTGGCCGCCACTTCAAGGCGCGTGGCTATGGGCGGATCGTTAATCTCGCCTCCCTGGCGGGCCAGAACGGTGGTACGGCAACGGGGGCTCACTACGCCGCCTCCAAGGGCGCCATTCTGACGTTGACGAAAATTTTCGCGCGGGATCTGGCTCCCTTCGGGGTGACCTGCAACGCCATTGCGCCTGGGCCCATGGATACACCCATGGTGCGTTCCGTGCTTGGCAAAGACGCCGAGAAAGCCATTGCCAATATCCCGGTAGGCCACCTGGGTGACCCGTACTTCGTTGCCGACCTGGTAGCGCTGCTGGCGAGCCCTCGGGCGGCGTTCGTCAATGGCGCTTGCTGGGACGTCAACGGTGGAATCTACATGAGGTGATGCCAATGGAAACCACTAACAAAAGCCTGATGCTATTGATCGACAAGCGTATTGATGAGCCGGGGGGGATTGTCAGATTGCGGCTGCGCGCTCCGGACGGCGCACCCCTGCCCCCTTTCACTGCTGGAGCGCACCTCGACGTGCATGTCCGCGATGGCGACATCGACCTGTGGCGCCAGTACTCGCTCTGCTCAGACCCGGCGTGCAATGAGTTCTACGAGATCGGCGTACTGCGCGACCCCAATAGTCGTGGGGGCTCAGAAACATTGCACAGGATCGCGAGAGAGGGGGAAACGCTCGAGATCGAAGGGCCGCGAAACCACTTTCCGCTCCATGAAGAAGCGCCGCAGAGCCTGCTGTTCGGCGGCGGCATTGGCGTCACGCCGATGATGGCGATGGCTCGCCGCCTGCGCGCGCAGGGCAAGGACTTCACCCTGCACTACTGCACGCGCTCGCGCAGCGCGACGGCCTTCCGCGGCGAGGTGGAGGCAGCTGGCCTGTCCGACTTCGTCGTCTATCACCATGACGACGAGATCGAGACCAAGCTCGATCTGGACGCCGAACTCGCCGCTGCCAGGGAGGGGGTCCACGTCTACGTGTGCGGTCCCCAGGGGTTCATGGATTGGGTGATCTCCCGGGCCCAGGCGTTCGGCATCGGCGATGAACGCATTCATCGCGAATTCTTCTCCGCCGACGTCGATATCTCGGGTGACGCTTTCGAGGTGGTCGCCGAAAGATCCGGCGTCAGCGTGTTCGTCGGCACCGAGGAGACGATTGCCAAAGTCCTCGCCAAGGCCGGCGTGAAAGTGGAAGTGAAATGCGAGGAGGGCGTGTGTGGTACCTGCGTGGCCGACGTCCTCGAAGGCGAGATCGATCATCGCGATCACTTTCTGACCGAAGACGAAAAACAGGAAGGCGACATGATGTGCGTATGTTGCTCCCGGGCCAAGGGTAAGCGGCTCGTTCTCGATCTCTGACGACAAGCAAAGGACACAACAATGCCAACCGTTCACGTCTACATGATGGAGGGCCGCAGACAGGCCCAAAAAGAGTCACTGATCCGCAAGGTCACCGATGCCGTCGTGTCGTCGGTCGATGCGCCCGAAGCGAATGTCCGGGTCATCATCAGTGAGATACCCAAGAGCGACTACGGTATCGCCGGTACGACCGGCGAGAAATTAGGGCGCTGAAAACGATCCCGTTTTGAGGATGGAGATTCGCTTATGAGCTTCGATACGAGAGATTTCCGTAGCGCGCTGGGCAAGTTCGCCACCGGCGTAACGGTGGTCACCACGCGCAGCGGTGAAGAGAACCACGGTGTCACCGCCAGCAGCTTCAATTCGGTGTCGATGGATCCGCCGCTGATCCTGTGGAGCATCGACAAGGGGGCCTACAGTCTGGGTGCTTACCGCCATGCTGAGCACTTCGTGGTCAACGTGCTCAGCAATGAGCAGGTCGATATCTCCAATTGCTTTGCACGGCGGGGGGAGGACAAGTTCGCTGGCATTGCCATTGAGGAGGGCCTTGGCGGCGTTGCCAAGGTGAAGGGGGCCGCGGCGCATTTCGAATGCCGCACGTGGAATGTCTACGAGGGCGGTGATCACCTGATCATCGTTGGCGAAGTGGTGCGCTACGCCTATCGCAACGAGGGCAGTGCTCTGGTGTTCCACAACGGGCGCTATGCCGTACCCGAGCCTCATCCCATGGTGTTGAACGTTGACGAGCAAACGGCACTGGATGGTCGTTTGGGCAAGCACTTGCTTTACCTGATGCGTCAGGCGCTAGCCGCCTATAGAGGCGATTTCTATCCGCGGCTCGGCAGCCTCGGGGTCAACGACAACGAGTGGCGAATTCTTACCCTGCTGGCGGATCGTGGCCCATTGTCCTCGGAGGCCCTGGCCCAGCGTGTGGCCCAACCCCAGGCAGACCTTGAGGACACCCTTGCTGGGCTGCGCGAACGTACGCTGGTGGTAGACGGCAATGGTCGCGTTCAGCTTAGCGAGCAAGGGCAGGCATTGGCACGACGCCTGCTGTCCATGGCTGATGACTACGAACAGCGTCTGTTTGAGAACCTGGAGCCGTCCGAAGTCGGGGCGATCAAGTCAGGCTTGGGGCGCGTGATCGAGCGTCTTGGTGCGTCGTTATAAGCAGCTAAGTAAGTGCAAAGACGGCCTTAACTGCCCTACGCGTACTTTGAGCAAAAGGGCAAACCTAACGTCGGGGTTGACCCTCCGGCAAACAAGCAAAGGAGCGAGACATG harbors:
- a CDS encoding TRAP transporter substrate-binding protein, whose protein sequence is MTTKKIVSNIRRLAGAIGLAGMLNSPLVSASDIILSYAFISPASTFPGVQMERWAEELHRRTDGRVTVNTFPGGTLLTANNMYDGVLSGVADIGLSITSYEPGRFPLLNLAGSLTGLDVNSTVASQSLYELIQEFPPEQLGLEDFKVITAFTSEPGYLQTKQPVTSLEELEGQEIRVPGDSTDVLAALGGVPIALSQADTGEALQAGVVDGYVSSREVLMDLGYARTVKSITDYPLTNAVLVAVMNRQRWESLPEDVQQIIDELGAEMAFFAGDYLDSHVEESLKWAREEEGVEVLSLSEEEAARWTERLEPINEERLARVAELGLPAYEFNERMHELFEHYQQP
- a CDS encoding IacB protein; its protein translation is MHRVLFCCGINQNFMNATAEEAKQVWEATREMLQGIDGLPGLTILGIMDDDCIQVGPSIAAPWTFYIMADVQNYDSVAEACNFFRTTPVGDGTYKLWKYCRVEARIGRELVVPE
- a CDS encoding SDR family NAD(P)-dependent oxidoreductase, producing the protein MTMPAPDKIQTAVVTGGARGFGAEAVRALHRAGFRVVISDIEPEPAEALASELDLAGDTAVSATLDVTSPEDFQSVLDKCIERWGSVEVLVNNAARTAVQGVLEIDPADFNAVLATNAGGTFAGSQIFGRHFKARGYGRIVNLASLAGQNGGTATGAHYAASKGAILTLTKIFARDLAPFGVTCNAIAPGPMDTPMVRSVLGKDAEKAIANIPVGHLGDPYFVADLVALLASPRAAFVNGACWDVNGGIYMR
- a CDS encoding aromatic ring-hydroxylating oxygenase subunit alpha; this encodes MSTANKIDITPHELVFRDHIKTPMYADPQLFEEEMQKIFKKTWVWVAHESEFPDKGSFKLSQVGLEPVIVVRDRKGVIHVMVNRCRHRAATVCEVKKGKTSSFQCPYHGWGYGLDGSLRALPYPEQYGDDFDKAQHGLLKLRTESYAGMVFATFNEEVEPLIDFLGPVTKWIDLFMKQGAGYPVKVLGEHQFSVPMNWKVQLENTTDAYHFPVVHKSFLQSLDGETEEVFSFLEQGKGYVEDLGNGHSVMVMIPELVDLDENLEAPIPERFADLAQELRGEGYPEDQVRRIVRAVGGAGFNLNLFPNVSFSLAFFRVLTPVNVERTDIRHIAIGMEGGPEAANQARLRLHEHFQGPMGFGSPDDAEVWERIQRGVKGGAELPILLNRGLDDEQPGEVGPRGHISAETGMRAAYDMWKRMMQA
- a CDS encoding TRAP transporter large permease produces the protein MSFTLVAMIGVLALFLLIILQVPISFAMFIVGFFGMLHITSPMAAYNIISSGIWEQLSSYSLSVIPLFVFMGELLFRSGITEKLFAAAYAWTGHRRGSMATTTILSSAGFAAVCGSNTATAATVGTIALPEMKKFGYHKALSAGSVAAGGTLGVIIPPSAVLIVIALQAELAIRDLFIASILPGLILMTLFVLTIACLCWRNPAMAPAGERSFWGVRLASLKGVVEIFVLFTLVLGGLFAGWFTSTEAAAVGCVGAITLIGLRGRLSWEMLWESLSNTLRTSAMILMLVAGAVVFGRFLTVTRLPFMVGEWAAALPLPAIMVMACVLLIYVIGGALMDAMGVLIISIPIFFPVALVLGYDPIWFGIMVCIVTSMGAITPPVGVNAFIVKSLDPELSFGDIFLGVGYFMTPYLLCITLLLLVPDIVLFVL
- a CDS encoding amidase, yielding MPSLIQHLDLGTGAKRVVVKDSIDIAGYPTQAGSAALADAPAAERHAEIVERTLVAGYRIVGKANLHELAFGMTGLNAWTGTPENPRFPALIPGGSSSGSAAAVAAGLAEIGIGTDTGGSIRVPAACCGVYGLKPTFGRLSRRGVMPAYSSLDCVGPLSATIEELIDFMSSIDAGFSVESSEAVPRICTLDVAADVAILGTLEAYLEAAGLAAEKRALPLMGEAFDAAMALINRETYMACGVWLDSGRLGKDVERRLRGAAKTSEAELCEAEAVRQTFAVEVDRLFETCEVLALPTLPHFPLSRAPAEEGQQDLTISSLVRPFNLSGHPALSLPMPPNRGRPVSLQLVGRRGDDAGLCRAACYLVKAQRDTTIPIIGDIYAQPGR
- a CDS encoding TRAP transporter small permease: MTRFTRLISRLLLVLAGMSLLAMMLLVVTNIIMRQVASSLGGTTEVVGWLTAVVVSSSLAYAQLTKAHIELDILVARLPQRPQRLIQLLVAVVSLLFFTMVAYKLWEYGTFAMQRGTLSQSLRLAIYPIIYLVAFGFSAFCLVLLTDVRACLTQGREV
- a CDS encoding acyl-CoA dehydrogenase family protein; the encoded protein is MHSQVDKTQWGGEGRFDALLDSIRQRRAEFEAQRCLSADIIDEFKAIGVYRAMVPARYGGDEKTPAEFLKMVEAISAADGSAGWVASFGMNPAYLAALPEATITQIWKDSPDVVFAGGIFPPHPAERVDRGFRIKGRWKFASGCMGASLCGVGIQPDEPDALPRMAVLPREQVHIDPTWNMVGMVATGSHDLVVDDAYVAEEWTFVRGARATIDAPFFRYPALSFATQVLAVTTLGLAREALDVVRAMAGGRKSVTGAPKLGEREYAQIALAKAEAQVRAARAFFYDSTESAWSAVEAGTEPSRDQINLLRLSATHLTHECAAAIRSIYQISGMIGAENSHPLSRILRDSLLCTQHAFMGEITWKNAGAIFFNHDPLPGYL
- a CDS encoding 2-hydroxymuconate tautomerase, producing the protein MPTVHVYMMEGRRQAQKESLIRKVTDAVVSSVDAPEANVRVIISEIPKSDYGIAGTTGEKLGR
- a CDS encoding aromatic-ring-hydroxylating dioxygenase subunit beta; its protein translation is MNEMIKKEKGLLLRDAEAFIWAEADLLDRKDYDAWLALWSDEGFYTLPIGDGEDFDNMLNLCHDDAKMRRDRITRFQQGFSISSAPPAQTVRTISRFVIDKVEADDVTVRCAEHLIEDKFGRQRIWAADLTYTLIVTPGGFKIRHKVARLLNSDGMLNSFSYLF
- a CDS encoding flavin reductase, with the translated sequence MSFDTRDFRSALGKFATGVTVVTTRSGEENHGVTASSFNSVSMDPPLILWSIDKGAYSLGAYRHAEHFVVNVLSNEQVDISNCFARRGEDKFAGIAIEEGLGGVAKVKGAAAHFECRTWNVYEGGDHLIIVGEVVRYAYRNEGSALVFHNGRYAVPEPHPMVLNVDEQTALDGRLGKHLLYLMRQALAAYRGDFYPRLGSLGVNDNEWRILTLLADRGPLSSEALAQRVAQPQADLEDTLAGLRERTLVVDGNGRVQLSEQGQALARRLLSMADDYEQRLFENLEPSEVGAIKSGLGRVIERLGASL
- a CDS encoding PDR/VanB family oxidoreductase; this translates as METTNKSLMLLIDKRIDEPGGIVRLRLRAPDGAPLPPFTAGAHLDVHVRDGDIDLWRQYSLCSDPACNEFYEIGVLRDPNSRGGSETLHRIAREGETLEIEGPRNHFPLHEEAPQSLLFGGGIGVTPMMAMARRLRAQGKDFTLHYCTRSRSATAFRGEVEAAGLSDFVVYHHDDEIETKLDLDAELAAAREGVHVYVCGPQGFMDWVISRAQAFGIGDERIHREFFSADVDISGDAFEVVAERSGVSVFVGTEETIAKVLAKAGVKVEVKCEEGVCGTCVADVLEGEIDHRDHFLTEDEKQEGDMMCVCCSRAKGKRLVLDL